The genomic window AACACGGCGTGCGTGGCCGCGACGACGACGCCGATCGCGCCGTTCGCCTTGAGCGCCTCGGCCGCCTTGACGATCGTGCGGCCCGTGTCGATCAGGTCGTCGACGAGCAGGCACACCCGTCCGTTCACCTCGCCGACGATCTCGTGGACGGAGACCTGGTTCGGCACCAGCGGGTCGCGACGCTTGTGGATGATGGCGAGCGGGGCGCCGAGCTTGTCGCTCCAGATGTCGGCGACGCGCACCCGGCCCATGTCGGGCGAGACGACCGTGAGGGTCTCGGGGTCGAGCTTGGACTTGAAGTGCTCGAGCAGCACCGGCATCGCGAACAGGTGGTCGACGGGGCCGTCGAAGAAGCCCTGGATCTGCGCCGCGTGCAGGTCGATCGACATGATCCGGTTCGCACCGGCGGCGTGGAAGAGGTCGGCGACCAGGCGCGCCGAGATCGGCTCGCGGCCGCGGCCCTTCTTGTCCTGGCGGGCGTAGGGGTAGAACGGGGCGACGACCGTGATGCGCTTGGCCGACGCCCGCTTGAGCGCGTCGATCATGATGAGCTGCTCCATGAGCCACTCGTTGATCGGCGCGGTGTGCGACTGGATCACGAAGGCGTCCGAGCCGCGGACCGACTCGTCGTACCTCGCGTAGATCTCGCCGTTCGCGAACGTGCGGGCGTCGGTCGGCACGAGCTCCGATCCCAGCTCCTCCGCGATGTGCTGCGCGAGCTCGGGGTGCGCGCGTCCCGACACGAGGACGAGCCTCTTGGATCCGGTGGTCTCGATTCCCGACATGTGCACTGTCCTTTTCCCACCGGCCCCGGTGTCAGTCGACGTCGGCGTCCTGCTGCTGTCCGGCCGCCTCCGCCGCTTCCGCGGCAGCGGTTCCCGGGCGGTGCTGCCCGACCCAACCCTCGATGTTGCGCTGCGGCGCGACGTTCATGCCGAGGGCCCCGGCCGGGACGTCCTTCCGGACGACCGTGCCCGCCCCCGTGTACGCGCCGTCTCCAATCGTAACGGGCGCGACGAACACGCCGTGCGATCCCGTCCGCACGTGGGAGCCGATCGTCGTGCGGTGCTTGTTCACGCCGTCGTAGTTCGCCGTGATCGAGCCCGCGCCGATGTTGGCGCCGACGCCGATCTCGGTGTCGCCGATGTAGGAGAGATGGGGCACCTTGCTGCCATCGCCGATGCGGGCGTTCTTCGTCTCGACGAACGTGCCGATCTTGCCGTCGGCACCCAGGTACGTGCCCGGGCGGAGATAGGCGAAGGGTCCGACCTCGGCGCCCTCGCCGATCACGGCCAGGGTGCCGTCGGTGCGCTTCACGACCGCGTTCGCCCCGATCTCGCAGTCGACGAGCGTCGTGTCGGGGCCGACGATCGCCCCCGTCGCGACCGTCGTCGCGCCCTTGAGCTGCGTGCCGGGGCGGATCGTGACATCCGGCTCGATGCGCACCGCGAGGTCGATCCACGTCGTCGCGGGGTCCTCGATCGTGACGCCGTTCAGCTGCCAGCCGCGGATGATGAGGGCGTTCAGGCGCGCCGCGGTCTCGGCGAGCTGGGCGCGGTCGTTGATTCCGGCGACGAGCCACGGCTCCGAGACCGGGAGCGCGGAGACCTCGGACCCGGCGGCCCGCAGCAGCCCGATCACGTCGGTCAGGTACTTCTCGCCCTGCGCGTTGTCGGTCGTGAGGTTCGCGAGCTGGTCGCGCAGCGCCGCCGCACCGAACGCGTAGATCCCGGCGTTGATCTCGTCGAGTGCGAGCTCGTCGTCGGAGGCGTCCTTCTGCTCGACGATGCGGTCGAACGCGCCGTCGCCGGCACGCACGATCCGGCCGTATCCGCTCGGGTCGGCGTAGTGCGCCGAGAGCACGGAGCCGGCGACGCCCGTTCCGCGGTGCTGGGCGAGGAAGTCGGCGAGGGTGTCGGCGTTCAGCAGGGGCACGTCGCCGTTCAGCACGAGCACGTCGCCGTCGAAGTCGTCGGGGAGTGCCGCGAGCGCGAGCTCGACCGCCCGGCCGGTGCCGGGCACGTCGTCCTGGTCGACGATGATCGCGCCGGGCAGCTCGGCCTCGACCGCCGCGGCCACGAGGTCGCGCTCGTGCCGCACGACCGCGACCACGCAGTCGGCGTCGAGTGCGCGGGCCGTCGCGAGCACGTGGGCCACGATCGGCGCACCCGCGAGCGGGTGCAGCAGCTTCGGGACGACGGACTTCATCCGGGTGCCCTGCCCTGCGGCGAGGACGACGATCGCGAGCTGTGCATCGGTCATGCTCCGCCACCAGGATTCGAACCTGGTCCTCACAGCTCCAAAGGCTGTCGTGCTGCCGTTACACCATGGCGGACCGCGCGTCGACGGGCCCGCCGCACACGCGCCCTCAAGTCTGCCAGACCCGGGCGGATGCCCCACTCCCCGCGCACCGGGCATCCGCCTGCGCTCGCACCGCAGCCGTGCCCTTCACCTGGGACGGTTCGTGACGCACCGGACGGCCGGACGCCCCCGTCCCGACGGACACGAACCGTCCCAGGAGCAACGGGCGCCCATAATGAACAGGTGGCCGAAGCTGACGAGGTGGACCGGATCGTCGAGGACTGGGAGCGCGAGCGCCCCGATCTCGACTTCTCGCCGCTGCAGGTGCTCTCGCGCGTCGGTCGGCTCGGCAAGCACCTGGACCGGGCGCGGAAGCAGGCGTTCGAGCGGTCGGAACTCGAGTCGTGGGAGTTCGACGTGCTCTCGGCGCTCCGCCGGGCCGGTTCCCCGTACCGGCTCTCGCCGAAGGCGCTGCTCCAGCAGACGCTCGTGTCGAGCGGCACCATGACGAATCGCATCGACCGGCTGGTCGCGCGCGGCCTCGTCTCACGTCTCACCGATCCGAAGGACGGCCGGGGCATCCTCGTCGAGATGAGCCGGCCCGGGCTCACGCGCGTCGACGCCGCGATCACCCGGCTCGTCGACGCCGAGGCCGAACTGCTGCGCACGCTGCCGCCCGTCGAGCAGCGCCGGTTGGCCGCGCTGCTGCGCAAGCTCAGCCTCGGGTTCGACTGAGCGCGCCCGCGCCCGCGCCCGCGCCCGCGCCCGCGCCGAAGCTCGGAGCATCGCGCGAACTCCGGAGGATTCCGCCCGAATGGTCCGAGGTACGGGCGGTCCTCCGAACTTCGCGCGGCGCAGGAGGTCGCAGCGCACCGGTCAGCGGCGCAGCACCTTGCGGGCCAGCCAGTTGCCGAGCGACTGCACGATCTGCACGAACACCACGATCAGCAGCACCGCCGCCCACGTCACGACCGGCTCGAACTGCCGGTACCCGTAGAGCTGCGCGAAGTAGCCGAGGCCGCCGCCGCCGATGAACCCGGCGACCGCGGACATGTCGATGACCGCGATCACGATGAAGGTGTACCCGAGGATCAGCGGGCCGAGCGCCTCGCCCAGCACGACCGTGAACAGGATCCGCCAGGGACCGGCGCCCATCGAGCGCGCCGCCTCGATCACGCCCGGCCGCACCGTGAGCAGGTTCTGCTCGACGATGCGCCCGATCGCGAACGACGCCGCCAGCGACAGCGCGAAGATCGCGGCGTCGTTGCCGATGCCCGTGCCGATCACGGCCCGGGTCACCGGCTGGATCGCCGCGATGAAGATGATGAACGGGATCGGGCGGAAGAAGTTGATCACGACGTTCAGGACGGTGTACACGGCTCGGTTCGGCAGCAGGCTCCCGGCCCGGCTCACGTAGAGCCCGATACCGAGCAGCAGGCCGCCGGCACCGCCGAACAGCATCGTCAACCCGACGATGTACAGCGTCTCGCCGGCGGCCTTCCAGAACTCGGGCCCGAGTTCGAGCAGCGCGTCCATCAGCGCACCTCCCCTGCCGAGGCATCCGAACCGGCCTCGTTCACCTCGACGTGCTCGCCGAGCTTCGCGAGCACGCCGTCGACCGCGGCATCCGTGCCGCGCAGCGCGAGCGTGAGGTGACCGAACGCCCGGCCGCGGATGTCGTTGATGCCGCCGTAGACGAGCTCGAACTCGACGCCGGCCGCGGCGAGGTCGAGGAAGACCTGCGCCTGCGAGGCGTCGCCGTCGCGGAACGAGAACGTCACGATGCGTCCGGCGTGGCGTTCGCGCAGCACCGCAAGCTCGGCGGGTGAGGGCACGCCCTTGACCACCGTCGAGACGAACCGCTGCGAGGCCGGGTGCTGCGGCGCCGAGAACACGTCGAACACGTCGCCGTGCTCGATGACCCGGCCGCCGTCCATCACGGCGACCTTCGTGGCGATCGACTGGATGACGTCCATCTCGTGCGTGATGACGACCATCGTGACGCCCTGCTCGGTGTTGACGCGCTTCAGCAGCGCCAGCACCTCCTGGGTCGTCTCGGGGTCGAGGGCGCTGGTCGCCTCGTCGGCGAGCAGGATCGAGGGCCGGGTCGCGAGGGCCCGCGCGATCCCGACGCGCTGCTTCTGGCCGCCCGAGAGCTGCTCGGGGTAGGCCTTCGCCTTGCTCGCGAGCCCGACGAAGTCGAGCAGTTCGGCGACGCGCGCCGTGATCTCGGCCTTCGACCAGCCGGCGACCTTCAACGGGTACGCGACGTTCGCCTGCACCGTCTTCTGGTCGAACAGGTTGAACTGCTGGAAGATCATGCCGATGCCGAGCCGGATGCCCCGAAGCTCCCGCTCGGGAAGCCCCGAGATCACCCGGCCGTCGACCGTGACGGTGCCGGCGGTGACGGGTTCGAGCGCGTTGATGAGACGCACGAGCGTCGACTTGCCGGCGCCCGAGTAGCCGATGATGCCGTAGACGTCGCCCGGCTCGATGTCGAGCGTGACGTCGTCGACCGCGACGACGGGGTCACCGCCGCGATCCGGCGACGGATACGACTTGCCCACGTTCGCAAGGCTCACGATGGCCATGCGGTTCCTCCTCCCGAACGCGCCGACCGGGCGACGCGCGCTGCGCGTCGCCCGGTGGCGGTTCGTGCGTTCGTGCGGGTCGGCCCGGGTTGCGGGCCGACCGCCCTATTCTGTCCCGTCGCGCGGGTGATCGTCGCGCCGGCCGCGCTCGCGGGCCGGCCCCTCGATCAGCCCTGTGCGGCGGTGTCCTCCTCGACGTCGGCGAGCGACTGCTCGAGGTCGGCCACGGGCACGACCAGCGAGACCCCGGTGCCGCCGGATGCCTCGTCGAGGCCGGCCTGCACGTCGGCGTTCGTCTGGAAGATCTCGACCAGCTTCAGGTAGGTCTCGTTGTCCTTGTCTTCAGCGCGTGCGGCGAAGATGTTGACGTACGGGAGGGCGTTCGGGTCCTCGGGGTCGTCCTGCGCGATCGCGTCGTCGAAGCTGAGACCGGCGTTCTCCACGAAGTCGTTGTTGATGATCGCGGCGGCGACGTCCGGCAGCGAGGTCGCGGTGAGCGCGGCCTCGAGCGTCTTGACCTGGACCTTCGACTTCGCCTCGTCGATGTCGGCGAGCGTGGAGAAGATCGAGCCGCCGTCGGTGAGCTCGATCAGGCCGGCCGACTGGAGCACGAGGAGCGCGCGGGCGAGGTTCGACGGGTCGTCGGGGATCGCGACGGTCTCGCCCTCGGGGATGTCCTTCACCGAGTCGTACTTCGTCGAGTAGAGGCCGAGGGGGTAGATCTGGGTCGAGCCGATCGGGGTGAGGTCCTCGTCGGCGTCGACGTTGTACCCGGCGAGGTAGACGATGTGCTGAAACTGGTTGAGGTCGAGCTCGCCCTCGGTGAGCGCCGGGTTGGGCTGGTTGTAGTCGCCGAAGTCGACGAGTTCGACGGTGATGCCCTCCTCGGCGGCGGCCTCGACGAACGGGGCCCACTGCGGGTCGGACTTGCCGACCACGCCGATGGTCACGACGTCGTCGTCACCGCCCGAACCGGAGTCGCCCGAGGCGGAACCGCCGGCGCAGCCCGCGAGGGCGACGACGAGCGGCACCGCGGCGAACGCGGCGAGGATGGACGTGGAACGGCGACGTGACATGGGGATTCCTCTCTCGGTGGCACCGCGATCGGACCGCTGGTCGGCGTGCGTGGGCACGGCTCCGCCCACTCGGGATATCGGGTGGGGAGGCATCGGTGCCGCAGATCGCGGGTGCCGTTCCACCATACGTGAAGCATCTGCGCCGACCGCGCCAGCAGGGTCACGTTCCGTCACAGATCCTTCGATGCGTCACGGGAAGCAACACGGATGCTGCAACGCGTGCCCTCGCGGGCCTCTGCCCGCGCGGGCGCACCGATCCGACGCGACCGTGCTCAGGACTCGAGCGACTCCGAGACCTCCAGCCACCGCGTCTCGAGATCGGCGACGGATGCCTCGAGCTGCGCGAGCTCGTCGCCGAGCGCGGCGAGGCCGACGTAGTCGGACTGGTCATGGCGTGCGAGCCGCTCGTGGTGTGCAGCGATCTCGACCTGCGACTTCTCGAGCCTCCGGTCGATCGACGCGAGCTCCTTCTCGGCGGCGCGGCGCTCCGCGCCGGCGAGCGCCGGGGCCGACGACGAAGCCGCGCCGCTCGCGGGTCGGCCAGCGGCCCCGGCCGCGGGCGCGACCGATCCCCCGGCCGCGCCGGCACCGCCCGCACTCCGCCCGGCCGCGGTACCGGGCGCCGCGGCATCCGACTGCCTCCGCAGCTCGAGGTACTGGTCGACGCCGCCCGGCAGGTGCCGCAGGTGCCCGTCGAAGATGCCGAACTGCTGGTCGGTGACCCGCTCGAGCAGGTACCGGTCGTGCGAGACGACGAGGAGCGTGCCCGGCCAGGAATCGAGCAGGTCCTCGATCGCCGCGAGCATGTCGGTGTCGAGGTCGTTCGTCGGCTCGTCGAGGATCAGCACGTTGGGCTCCTGCAACAGGATGAGCAGCAGCTGCAGCCGCCGCCGCTGGCCGCCCGAGAGGTTCTTCACCGGCGTCGAGAGCTGGGCGTTCGAGAACCCGAGGCGCTCGAGCAGCTGACCCGGCGAGAGCTCGACGGCCTTCGAGCCGCTGCCGATCGTGTAGCTGCGCTTCTGCTCGGCGACCACCGCGCTGACGCGCTGGTCCGCCCATTCGGCGAGCTCGGCGAGCTCTTGGCTGAGCGTCGCGATGCGCACGGTCGTCCCGCGCTTGACCCGCCCGGCGGTCGGCTTCACCGCCCCGGTGACGAGGCCGAGGAGCGTCGACTTCCCGGCGCCGTTCACGCCGAGGATGCCGGTGCGCTCGCCGGGCGCGATGCGCCACTCGACGTCGCGCAGCACCGTGCGGGTGCCGCCGTCGGGGGCCGGGTACTCGACGCCGGCGTCGAGCAGGTCGACGACGTCCTTGCCGAGTCGGCTCACCGCGAGGCGGCTGAGCTCGACCTTGTCGCGCACGGGCGGCTCGTTCTCGATGAGCTGGTTCGCCGCATCGATGCGGAACTTCGGCTTCGACGTTCGCGCCGGGGCGCCGCGCCGCAGCCAGGCGAGCTCCTTGCGCATCAGGTTCTGCCGCTTCGCCTCGGATGCCGCGGCCATGCGGTCGCGCTCGACGCGCTGCAGCACGTACGCGGCGTATCCGCCCTCGAACGGCTCGACGATGCCGTCGTGCACCTCCCAGGTGTCGGTGCACACCTCGTCGAGAAACCAGCGGTCGTGCGTCACGACCGCGAGCGCGCCCGAGGTCTTCGCCCAGCGCTGCTGGAGGTGGCGGGCGAGCCACGCGATGCCCTCGACGTCGAGGTGGTTCGTCGGCTCGTCCAGGAACAGCACGTCCCAGTCGCCGATGAGCAACGCCGCGAGCGCGACCCGCCGGCGCTGCCCGCCCGAGAGGTCGCCGACCCGGCCGTGCCACGGGACATCCGCGAGGAGCCCCGCGATGACGTCGCGCACCTTCGCGTCGCCCGCCCAGACGTGCTCGTCGATGCCGCCGACGACCGCGGCGGCGACGGTCAGGTCCGGATCGACGGTGTCGGCCTGGTCGAGCATGCCGATGCGGATGCCCCGCCGCACGGTGACCCGTCCGCCGTCGGGTTCGAGGCGACCGGCGAGGAGCTTCAGCAGGGTCGACTTGCCGTCGCCGTTGCGTCCGACGATGCCGACCCGATGCCCCTCGTCGAGCCCGAGGGTCACCTCGTGGAAGACGACTCTGGTGGGGAACTCGAGATGCAGGCGCTCGGCGCCGAGGAGATGTGCCATGACCGGACGAGCCTACTTCGCGCCGGCTCCCCCCGCGGCATCACCTCCCTCCCGCCCTCCTCCCGCACTCCTCCGCCGAGGTGACGGAAACGTCCCGGGTCGGGGCGGCCCGACCGGGAGGTTTCCGTCACCTCAGCGCACGGGCGCTCCGTGCGACCGGTCCTCCACACCCGGGCTTGGACGGCCTGGGAACCCGAGGAGGCGGGAATCCGACGGGATCCGAGCGGGCCGCGGCGATCATCGGCGGATGCGCTCGCCCGCCCCACTCCCCGCACCGCTCGGCGACCGTCCGGCCTTCACGACCCGAGAGGCCCTCGAACTGCAGGTGCCCGCCATGCGGCTGTCCCGCCGAGATCTCGACGCGCCGTTCCACGGAGTCAGGGTCCGGGCCGGCGCGTCGCTCGACGATCGACTTCGCATCGTCGCCTACGCGAAGCGGATGCCCCAGCCGCAGTTCTTCTCCCACGCGACGGCCGCGATGATCCACGGCATCCCGTTGCCGCTCGCGGTCCAGCGGCGCACGACGCTCGATGTCGCCGTCGTCAGGGGCGACCACCCGCCCTCGGCACGGGGCGTGATCCCGCACGTGCTCGAGGCATCCGCCTGCCGTGTCATCGGAGTCGGCGGGCTCCGGGTGACCGACCCCCGAACCACGTGGCGGGTGCTCGGCGCGCTGCTCGGACTCGACGATCTCATCGCCGCGACGGATGCACTGATCACCGGCGCTGCGCCGATCGGCGGCACCTTGCCGCTGTGCACCAGGGACGACCTCGACGCCGAGTTGCGATCGAGCCGCGGGCATCGGGGCGTCGTTCGGCTCCGGGCCGCGCTCGAAGCCGCCCGCGAGGGATCGGTGTCCCGGCAGGAGACCTTCACCCGGCTGGCGCTGACGCGCGGCGGGCTCCCCGATCCCGAGCTCAATCATCCGGTCGTCGTCCGGGGTCGCCGCATCGCGGTACTCGACCTCGCATACCCCGACCACCGCGTCGGAATCGAGTATCAGAGCGACTTCCACACCACGCCGCAGCGCTATCGCGCCGACCTCGCGCGCCTCGAACGGCTCGCCGACCTCGGCTGGCTCATGGTCCAGGTGACCGCGAGGGACCTCGCAACCCCGGCGAGCCGAGCCGCGCTCGTCCGTCGGGTCGCCGCCCGGCTCGCCTCGCGAGCGTCGAGGTGACGCCAAGCTCCCGGTTCGGAACGTCTGCACCGGGAGTTTCCCGTCACCTCAGCGAAGGGGGATGGGTGGGGATGGGGTGGGTGTGGGTGTGGGTGTGGGTGTGGGGGTCAGACGGGGAGGACTCGAGCGCCGTGGACGGGGCCGTGCGCGTGCACCGCCGTGATCCGGGCGGCAGACAACCCGACCTGGAGGGCGATGGCGTCTTCGCTCGACTCGGCCAGGAACGCCACGGTCGGTCCCGAGCCGGAGACGATGCCGGCCAGCGCCCCGGCCTGCTCCCCGAGGTCGATGAGCTCCGCCAGCGACGGCGAGAGCCGCACGGCCGCGGCCTGGAGGTCGTTGTGCAGGGCCGCCGCGAGATGGGCGGCGTCGCCCGCGCGGAGCGCGTGGAGCACGGCCGCGTCGACGCTCGGCGAACCGGCGGGGGCGCTCCACGGCATCGGGCGTCCGGCCTCCTCGACGCGGAGCACGTCGAGCTCCCGGTACACCTGCGGCGTGGAGAGTCCGTGGTCGGCGATCGCCAGCACCCAGTGGAACGAGCCCGTCGCCAGGGCGGGGCTCAGCCGGTCGCCGCGCCCCGTGCCGATGGCCGTTCCACCGGTCAGGGCGAAGGGCACGTCGGCACCGAGCTTCGCGGCGAGCGCGTGGAGTTCCTCGCGCGGCAGCGCCGTGCCCCAGAGCGCGTCGCAGGCGACGAGCGTGGCCGCGGCATCCGCCGACCCGCCGCCCATGCCGCCCGCGATCGGGACGTGCTTCGTGATCTCGAGCCGAACGCCCTCGGGTACGCCGGTGGCCTTGGCGAGCAGCTTCGCGGCCTTGACGGCGAGGTTCGAGCCGTCGGTCGGCAGGCCCGCGGTGTCGACGGTGCCGGTGAACGAGACCGAGATGCGGTCGTCGGGCCAGGCGCGCAGGTCTTCGTAGAGTGAGACGGCCTGATAGGCGGTGGCGACGTCGTGGTAGCCGTCGGCGCCGGCCTCGCCGACGCGCATGAAGAGGTTGATCTTGCCCGGCGCCCGGACGTGCACCGACTCGTCGGCCGCCGCGATGGTCATGGCTCCACGCTAGTCGAATGGTTCGCGTTCAGTCGCGAACGACCGCCCGCGCGATACGCAGGAAGTCGTCGACGGCGAGTTGCTCGCCGCGCGCCTGCGGGTCGACCCCGGCGCGCTCGAGCACCTCGGTCGCCGAGGCGGCGGAGCCGCCGAGCACGCCCGAGAGGGCCTGCCGGAGCATCTTGCGCCGCTGCCCGAATGCGGCGTCGACGAGTTCGAACGTGGCCCGGCGTTCGGCCTCGTCACCCGGTTCGCCGTGCCGGTCGAAGCCGACGAGCACGGAGTCGACGTTCGGCACCGGCCAGAACACCATGCGGGAGACCTGTCCGGCGGTGCGCCAGTCTCCGTACCAGGCGGCCTTGACGCTCGGCGCGCCGTACACCTTCGAACCGGGCTCCGCGGCGAGCCGGTAGCCGACCTCGGCCTGCACCATGACGATGCCCGACCGCAGCGAGGGCACGTGCTCGAGCAGGTGCAGCAGCACCGGGACCGACACGTTGTACGGCAGGTTGGCGACGAGCCGCACGGGTTCGCCGGGGAGGTCGCGCACCTTGAGCGCGTCCTCGTGGACGACGGTGAGCGACGTGCCCGGTTGCATCAACGTCGCCGTATGGGGCAGCTGCGCTGCGAGGCGGCCGTCGATCTCGACGGCGATGACGGATGCCCCGGCCTCGAGCAGCCCGAGCGTGAGCGATCCGAGCCCCGGGCCGATCTCGAGCACCGTCTCGCCGCGTTCGACGCCTGCGGCCTGCACGATGCGGCGCACCGTGTTGGCGTCGTGCACGAAGTTCTGGCCGAGCTTCTTCGTCGGCGTGACGCCGAGGAGCTCGGCGAGGTCGCGGATCTCGGCGGGGCCGAGCAGCCGCGGGTGGGCCGGCGCCTGCTCTGCCTCGTGGCGATGCATGTCAGGCCCCGTCCGCGTCGACGAATCCGCTGGTCACGGGGTCATCCTGCCATGAGCCGTACACGCGGACGGTGTTCGACGCGAGGTCGGCGCAGAGTTCGTCGAGCGGCGCGCCGAGCACGTCGGCCATGAATCGCACGGTCACGGGCACGAGGTACGGCGCGTTGGGTCGTCCGCGCAGCGGCGCCGGCGTGAGGTACGGGGCATCCGTCTCGACGAGGATCAGCTCGCGCGGCAGCACGCGCAGCGCCTCGCGCAGGTTCTCGGCGTTCTTGAACGTCACGTTGCCGGCGAACGAGCAGTACCAGCCCTCGGATGCCGCGAGCCGCGCGAGTTCCTCACCGCCGGAGAAGCAGTGGAACACGGTGCGTTCGGGCGCTCCGACGCGGCGCAGGGTCTCGACGACGTCGTCGTGGGCGTCGCGGTCGTGGATCTGCAGCGCGACGCCGTGGCGCTTGGCGATGTCGATGTGCGCCTCGAAGGCGCGGAACTGGGCGGGCCGCCCCTCCTCGCCGGTGCGGTACCAGTCGAGGCCGGTCTCGCCGACGGCCCGCACGCGCGGCCGCGCGGCGAGCTCGTCGATGACGGCCAGGGCGTCGTCGAGGGCGCCGGATGCCTCGAGCTCGGGGGCCTCGTTCGGGTGGAGGGCGACGGCCGCGAGCAGGCGCCCGTCACGGTCGGCGGCGTCTGCCGACCACCGACTGGTCGCGACATCGGTGCCGACCTGCACGGCGCCCGCGATGCCGACGGCCTCGGCGCGATCGAGGTGCTCGGCGACCGAGAGCGGCAGCGCGCCGTCGGCGATCTCGAGGTGGGTGTGGTTGTCGTACACCGGCACCGCGAGCCCCTCGGGCGCGGGCGGGTAGTCGGGCGCGGGCTTGCCGTCGCGCGCGCCGTCGGAGCGGTTGCGGAGGTGCTCGGTCACGCGCACCCCGCGGCGGCGATCCGGTCCACCTCGGCGGAGCGCAACGTCACCCGGCGACCTCGATGCGCGGGAACAGCGCCTCGAGCGCGGAGACCTGCTCGCCGAGTCGCACCTCGTCGGCCCGGTCGATGCGCTGCTCCTGCACGGTGCCGGGTGCGCCGAGCGCGGTCCACAGCTTCGCCGTCGCCTTGGGCAGGACCGGCGACAGCAGCACGGCGAGCGTGCCGAGCCCGTGGTACGCGACGGCGAGCACGGTCTCGAGTCGGTCGCGCTGCGCCGGGTCCTTGGCGAGCGCCCACGGCTCCTCGCTCGTGAGGTAGCCGTTGAGCGCGTCGACGAGCTCCCAGGCGGCCGCGATGGCCTCGTGCACGGCGAGGCGGCCGATCGCCTCCCATGAGCGCTCGGTGGCACGGCGTTCGATCGACTGGATCTCGAGGTCGGCGGCGGTCAGGGTCGCGGCGGTCGGCACGGCGCCGTCGCAGTAGCGCGCGATCATCGCGACGACGCGTGACGCGAGGTTGCCGAACCCGTTCGCGAGCTCGGCCTGGTAGCGCGCCGCCAGGTCCTCCCACGAGAACGAGCCGTCCTGGCCGAACCCGATCGCGGAGAGGAAGTAGAAGCGGAACGCGTCCGAGCCGAACGTGTCGGTGATCTGCGACGGTGCGATGCCGGTGAGCTTGGACTTGGACATCTTCTCGCCGCCGACGAGGAGCCATCCGTGCCCGAAGACCCCGCGCGGCACCTCGAGGCCCGCGGCCATCAGCATGGCCGGCCAGATCACCGCGTGGAACCGCAGGATGTCCTTGCCGACGATGTGCTGGGCGGGCCAGCGGCGCGCGAACTCGGCGTCGTCCTGCCCATAGCCGACGGCGGTGATGTAGTTGAGCAGCGCGTCGAACCAGACGTAGACGACGTGGCTGTCGTCCCACGGGACCTTCACGCCCCAGTCGAACGTCGAGCGCGAGATCGAGAGGTCGTCGAGACCCGAGCGCACGAACGAGACGACCTCGTTGCGGGCCGACTCGGGCTGCACGAAGTCGGGGCGCTCCTCGTAGAGGGCGAGCAGCCGGTCGGCGAACGCCGACATGCGGAAGAAGTAGTTCTTCTCGTTGAGCAGCTCGACCGGCTTCGAATGGATCTCGCAGACCAGCTGGCCCTCGAACTCGCCCGTGCCGGGCACCAGCTGCGAGTCGGTCTTGTACTCCTCGCATCCGACGCAGTAGTAGCCCTCGTACTCGCCCGTGTAGATGTGCCCCTCGTCGAAGAGGTGCTGGAGGAACTTCTGGACGTTCTGCTCGTGTCGCTCGTCGGTGGTGCGGATGAAGTCGTCGTTGGCGATGTCGACGGTCTCGAGCAGCGGCTTCCACGCCTCGGCGACGAGCTTGTCGGCCCACTCCTTCGGCGTCACGTCGTTGGCGGTCGCGGTGCGCAGGATCTTCTGGCCGTGCTCGTCGGTGCCGGTGAGCATCCACGTGTCCTCGCCCGCCTGCCGGTGCCACCGCGAGATGACGTCGGCGGCCACCTCGGTGTACGCGTGCCCGATGTGGGGCACGTCGTTGACGTAGAAGATGGGCGTGGTGATGTAGAACGAGGAGCCGTCGGCCATGCCGACAATCCTACGGGCGCGCGGCTGCGCGTCCGCCTCCATGACGGATGCCCCCGG from Agromyces sp. LHK192 includes these protein-coding regions:
- the metG gene encoding methionine--tRNA ligase: MADGSSFYITTPIFYVNDVPHIGHAYTEVAADVISRWHRQAGEDTWMLTGTDEHGQKILRTATANDVTPKEWADKLVAEAWKPLLETVDIANDDFIRTTDERHEQNVQKFLQHLFDEGHIYTGEYEGYYCVGCEEYKTDSQLVPGTGEFEGQLVCEIHSKPVELLNEKNYFFRMSAFADRLLALYEERPDFVQPESARNEVVSFVRSGLDDLSISRSTFDWGVKVPWDDSHVVYVWFDALLNYITAVGYGQDDAEFARRWPAQHIVGKDILRFHAVIWPAMLMAAGLEVPRGVFGHGWLLVGGEKMSKSKLTGIAPSQITDTFGSDAFRFYFLSAIGFGQDGSFSWEDLAARYQAELANGFGNLASRVVAMIARYCDGAVPTAATLTAADLEIQSIERRATERSWEAIGRLAVHEAIAAAWELVDALNGYLTSEEPWALAKDPAQRDRLETVLAVAYHGLGTLAVLLSPVLPKATAKLWTALGAPGTVQEQRIDRADEVRLGEQVSALEALFPRIEVAG